In one window of Henckelia pumila isolate YLH828 chromosome 1, ASM3356847v2, whole genome shotgun sequence DNA:
- the LOC140874862 gene encoding rho GTPase-activating protein 2-like gives MVGMVMVTRGGGCGGGGGGGYGRSSKSALILEAQDEQQEDQNHQQLSLMDFILVALRKSMVSCRMDCKSEVISAVHHMDIGFPTNVQHIAHVTFDRFNGFSGLPVEFEVEIPCKVPSASVSVFGVSADSMQCSYDTRGNSVPTILLLMQERLYAQGGLKAEGIFRINPENSQEEQVRGQLNSGVVPDDIDVHCLAGLIKAWFRELPSGVLDGLLPEQVLQCSTEEESVELIDQLKPTESALLNWAVNLMADVVEYEEFNKMNPRNIAMVFAPNMTQMSDPLTALMHAVQVLNLLKTLITKTLRERDEEESRGGYSPISSGSFDIQSDEEYDSQQEMDTSCESTVSASDDDDDQALGGGSSPVGKDKYEVESLSEIEQCFLRQLDENETAKNDFRKQLEGILCREQHASSPKSNQDSGFLFSDSKMGSSCLSTSDGEDSGASLVALGREMAESVAV, from the exons ATGGTTGGAATGGTTATGGTGACGAGGGGCGGCGGCTGCGGCGGCGGAGGCGGTGGTGGGTACGGGAGGAGCTCGAAATCTGCATTGATATTGGAGGCGCAGGATGAGCAGCAAGAAGATCAGAACCACCAGCAGCTCTCCTTGATGGATTTCATCTTGGTAGCTCTGAGGAAATCCATGGTTTCTTGCCGTATGGACTGTAAATCCGAGGTAATCTCCGCCGTCCATCACATGGATATCGGTTTCCCAACGAATGTGCAGCACATAGCCCATGTGACATTCGATCGGTTCAATGGGTTTTCGGGGCTTCCCGTTGAGTTTGAGGTGGAGATTCCATGCAAGGTCCCCAGTGCAAG TGTCAGCGTATTTGGCGTATCAGCAGATTCGATGCAGTGTTCCTACGACACAAGAGGCAATAGTGTCCCCACTATTCTGTTACTAATGCAGGAAAGATTATATGCTCAAGGTGGTCTAAAG GCGGAAGGAATTTTTCGGATAAATCCCGAGAATAGTCAAGAAGAACAGGTAAGGGGACAGCTCAACAGCGGCGTTGTTCCAGATGACATTGATGTGCATTGCTTGGCAGGTCTGATCAAAGCATGGTTCCGTGAGCTCCCGTCTGGCGTGCTCGACGGGCTTCTACCCGAACAAGTGTTGCAGTGCAGCACCGAAGAGGAATCCGTCGAGCTAATCGATCAGCTGAAACCAACAGAGAGTGCGTTGCTCAATTGGGCCGTCAATCTAATGGCCGATGTTGTCGAGTATGAAGAATTCAACAAAATGAATCCCAGAAACATTGCTATGGTTTTCGCACCAAACATGACTCAG ATGTCGGATCCGTTGACAGCCCTTATGCACGCCGTGCAAGTATTGAACTTATTGAAGACACTGATCACGAAAACGCTACGAGAACGTGATGAGGAGGAATCCAGAGGAGGGTATTCTCCCATTTCATCTGGTTCCTTCGACATACAATCTGATGAGGAATATGACAGCCAACAAGAGATGGATACTAGCTGCGAATCGACCGTATCTGCCtcggatgatgatgatgatcaaGCACTAGGTGGTGGTAGTAGCCCTGTTGGCAAGGACAAATACGAGGTGGAGTCACTGAGTGAGATAGAACAATGCTTCTTAAGGCAACTGGATGAGAACGAGACTGCCAAAAACGACTTCCGGAAACAACTCGAGGGCATACTGTGCAGAGAACAACACGCTAGTAGCCCCAAAAGTAACCAAGATTCAGGTTTCCTGTTCTCCGATAGCAAGATGGGAAGTTCATGCCTCAGCACAAGCGATGGCGAGGACTCGGGAGCAAGTTTGGTGGCTCTAGGCCGTGAGATGGCGGAGAGTGTGGCGGTGTAG
- the LOC140863049 gene encoding U1 small nuclear ribonucleoprotein C produces MPRYYCDYCDTYLTHDSPSVRKQHNAGYKHKANVRSYYQQYEAQLNQSLIDQKVKEHLGAFRPPVAPYPPLRPGMPILQAPLPGGMLPPGALLVPGMRPPVLPRPMPGPQGYMQGPPMPQLMFPTGAPLPGQVDGLQRPLTAPPPPPPQLIPGSGPPTTGAPPMFQPPVYQGNAPLPTTGGNEGSNTNGPASEVNH; encoded by the exons ATGCCCAG GTATTACTGTGACTACTGCGACACATACCTCACGCATGATTCT CCTTCAGTTAGAAAACAGCATAATGCTGGATACAAACACAAG GCAAATGTGCGAAGTTATTATCAACAATATGAGGCACAACTAAACCAAAGTTTAATAGATCAAAAGGTAAAGGAACATCTTGGAGCGTTTAGGCCTCCTGTTGCTCCTTATCCTCCACTGAGGCCTGGCATGCCAATTCTACAAGCTCCACTTCCAGGCGGAATGTTGCCACCGGGTGCCCTGTTAGTTCCAGGAATGAGGCCTCCAGTTCTACCAAGACCAATGCCCGGTCCGCAAG GTTATATGCAAGGTCCTCCGATGCCACAATTGATGTTTCCCACTGGTGCTCCATTGCCTGGTCAAGTGGATGGTCTCCAAAGGCCTTTGACtgctcctcctcctcctcctcctcaaTTGATTCCGGGAAGTGGTCCCCCTACTACTGGTGCCCCACCAATGTTTCAACCCCCGGTTTACCAAGGGAATGCTCCATTGCCGACCACAGGAGGCAATGAGGGTTCTAATACGAATGGTCCAGCATCTGAGGTCAATCATTAG
- the LOC140874255 gene encoding classical arabinogalactan protein 26-like, whose product MAHSITQFLIILAPIFMAFSPMSFAVQQELPASTISAAPALLPDPISPVSEPPALSPDITPLFPSPGGSALSPSDSSLPTIPSSPSPPNPDAMEASGPGAALEPMGTLPDSSTVRLSVQGFLNSIAVLCLVAFGFLASVSWW is encoded by the coding sequence ATGGCTCACTCAATCACACAGTTCTTGATCATTCTTGCTCCCATTTTCATGGCATTTTCACCAATGTCATTTGCAGTACAGCAAGAACTGCCAGCCTCTACTATTTCTGCAGCACCAGCATTGTTGCCTGATCCCATTTCTCCAGTATCTGAGCCACCAGCATTATCTCCTGATATTACTCCTCTCTTCCCTTCACCTGGTGGCTCTGCACTTTCTCCAAGTGACTCTTCACTCCCTACCATACCCTCTAGTCCAAGCCCACCAAATCCTGATGCAATGGAGGCTTCCGGCCCCGGAGCGGCATTGGAGCCTATGGGGACTTTGCCAGATTCTTCGACAGTTCGGCTGAGTGTGCAAGGTTTCTTGAATTCAATTGCGGTTTTGTGTTTGGTGGCATTTGGGTTCTTGGCTAGTGTTTCTTGGTGGTGA
- the LOC140875611 gene encoding protein NETWORKED 3C-like, with amino-acid sequence MVELKNKGSSHWWWLDSHNKTNPNRSPWLQSTLSELDEKTKKMLKLIEEDADSFAQRAEMYYKKRPELISMVEDFYRNHRSLAERYDSIKSECGTRVQSPWSSPLCFNKYRLEKSSSLTDKAYDSYSEVYGPEETDESEVEDPEEEEEMVQENIESDTDVVSSVAVEVELMRLRAEVEKLREEKELNTKQLTEKDEEKREVIRQLSLAIDLLREDNLKLRKIVAAKTTPKKECLVEFKNPKGNFLGRLFGGIAKTPAIVAL; translated from the exons ATGGTGGagttgaagaacaagggatcgTCGCACTGGTGGTGGCTTGACAGTCACAACAAGACTAATCCGAATCGGTCCCCATGGCTTCAGTCCACACTTTCGG AGCTCGATGAGAAAACTAAAAAAATGCTGAAGCTAATTGAAGAAGATGCGGATTCTTTCGCCCAACGTGCAGAAATGTACTACAAGAAAAGACCTGAACTCATCAGCATGGTTGAGGACTTCTATCGAAACCATCGTTCCCTGGCTGAGCGATATGATTCCATAAAATCTGAATGTGGAACTCGTGTCCAATCTCCATGGTCATCTCCATTGTGTTTCAACAAATACCGTCTAGAAAAATCATCGAGCCTAACTGATAAAGCATATGATAGCTATTCTGAGGTGTATGGACCTGAAGAAACCGACGAATCTGAGGTTGAAGATCCAGAAGAAGAGGAAGAAATGGTGCAAGAAAACATTGAATCTGACACAGATGTAGTTTCAAGTGTTGCTGTGGAGGTGGAACTGATGAGGTTGCGGGCCGAAGTGGAGAAACTTAGAGaagagaaggagttgaacacCAAGCAACTAACTGAGAAGGATGAAGAGAAAAGGGAGGTTATCAGGCAGCTAAGTCTAGCTATAGATTTGCTGAGGGAGGATAATTTGAAGTTGAGGAAGATTGTTGCTGCTAAAACGACCCCCAAGAAAGAATGCCTCGTCGAGTTCAAGAACCCGAAAGGCAATTTCCTTGGAAGATTGTTCGGTGGAATTGCCAAAACACCAGCTATAGTCGCTCTTTAG